In Streptomyces sp. DG2A-72, one genomic interval encodes:
- a CDS encoding MFS transporter produces the protein MTQTTEATAVDRTPQKPRRTRIHRAWFVVAVAFVTILGAAAFRSLPGLLIDPLHQEFGWSRSTIAAAVSINLALYGLTAPFAAALMDRFGIRRVVAAALTVIAIGSGLTVWMTAAWQLLLCWGLLVGLGTGSMALAFAATVTNRWFTERRGLVTGILTAASASGQLIFLPVLSLMVEAGHWRPAAVTVALAALAVVPFVWLLLRDHPADVGLNPYGAKEFVPKPEPVPGAARRAVTVLFKAARTGPFWLLAGTFAICGASTNGLIQTHFVPASHDHGMPITAAASLLAVIGVFDVVGTIASGWFTDRYEPRRLLAVYYALRGISLLFLPMLLAPSVHPPMIFFIVFYGLDWVATVPPTVALCREQYGDDSAIVFGWVLASHQVGAALVAFIGGVVRDVSGSYDMVWYASGALCAAAALMALVIRRQPTADGPVAA, from the coding sequence GTGACGCAGACAACCGAAGCCACCGCCGTCGACCGGACCCCGCAGAAGCCACGCCGTACCCGCATCCATCGCGCCTGGTTCGTCGTTGCCGTCGCCTTCGTGACGATCCTCGGCGCCGCCGCCTTCCGCTCCCTGCCGGGGCTGCTCATCGACCCGCTGCACCAGGAGTTCGGCTGGTCACGCAGCACGATCGCCGCCGCCGTCTCCATCAACCTCGCCCTGTACGGACTGACCGCACCCTTCGCCGCCGCCCTGATGGACCGCTTCGGCATCCGGCGCGTGGTCGCGGCGGCGCTCACCGTGATCGCGATCGGCTCGGGTCTGACGGTGTGGATGACGGCCGCCTGGCAACTGCTGCTGTGCTGGGGCCTGTTGGTGGGCCTGGGCACCGGTTCGATGGCGCTGGCCTTCGCCGCAACGGTCACCAACCGCTGGTTCACCGAGCGGCGCGGCCTGGTCACCGGCATCCTCACCGCCGCCTCGGCCTCCGGCCAGCTGATCTTCCTGCCCGTGCTGTCCCTGATGGTCGAGGCGGGCCACTGGCGCCCGGCCGCCGTCACGGTCGCCCTCGCGGCCCTCGCGGTCGTCCCCTTCGTATGGCTGCTGCTGCGCGACCACCCGGCCGACGTGGGCCTGAATCCGTACGGCGCGAAGGAGTTCGTACCGAAGCCGGAGCCGGTGCCGGGCGCCGCGCGCCGTGCCGTGACCGTCCTCTTCAAAGCGGCCCGCACCGGCCCCTTCTGGCTGCTCGCCGGCACCTTCGCGATCTGCGGCGCCTCCACCAACGGCCTGATCCAGACCCACTTCGTGCCGGCCTCCCACGACCACGGCATGCCCATTACGGCGGCGGCCTCGTTGCTCGCGGTCATCGGCGTGTTCGACGTGGTCGGCACCATCGCCTCCGGCTGGTTCACCGACCGCTACGAACCACGCCGGCTGCTCGCCGTCTACTACGCGCTGCGCGGCATCTCGCTGCTGTTCCTGCCGATGCTGCTGGCGCCCAGCGTCCATCCGCCGATGATCTTCTTCATCGTCTTCTACGGCCTCGACTGGGTCGCCACCGTCCCGCCCACCGTGGCCCTGTGCCGCGAGCAGTACGGCGACGACAGCGCGATCGTCTTCGGCTGGGTCCTCGCCTCCCACCAGGTCGGCGCTGCCCTGGTGGCCTTCATCGGCGGCGTCGTACGCGATGTCTCCGGTTCGTACGACATGGTCTGGTACGCGTCGGGCGCGCTGTGCGCTGCGGCGGCGCTGATGGCGCTGGTGATCCGGCGGCAGCCGACCGCCGACGGGCCGGTGGCCGCTTAG
- a CDS encoding GlxA family transcriptional regulator translates to MSRSAVSVSEPERHERESEFRPHRVVVLALDGLLPFELGIPHRIFGRPKDAEGRHLYEVVTCSVRPPGPVQTDADFSIRVAHGPEALATADTVIVPASYELGPVFEEGVLTDELAAALARIRPGTRVASICTGVYVLAAAGLLDGRPATTHWSDAERFQRLFPRIKVDADVLFIDEGDVLTSAGVAAGIDLCLHMVRRDHGTAIANDVARRTVVPPHRDGGQAQYIHRPVPDPQQATTTTARAWALGRLHEPIQLRNMAEQEAMSVRTFTRRFREEVGVSPGQWLTQQRVERARHLLESTDLSVDQVARDAGFGTAQSMRQHLQAALGVTPTSYRRTFRAGSNADVQVPSGT, encoded by the coding sequence ATGAGTCGGAGTGCCGTGAGCGTGAGTGAGCCGGAACGCCATGAGCGTGAGTCGGAGTTCCGCCCGCACCGCGTCGTCGTCCTCGCCCTCGACGGGCTGCTCCCGTTCGAGCTGGGCATCCCGCACCGGATCTTCGGGCGCCCCAAGGACGCCGAGGGGCGGCATCTGTACGAGGTCGTCACCTGCTCGGTCCGGCCGCCGGGCCCGGTCCAGACCGACGCCGACTTCTCCATCCGCGTCGCACACGGTCCGGAGGCGCTGGCCACCGCCGACACCGTGATCGTCCCGGCGTCGTACGAGCTCGGCCCGGTCTTCGAAGAGGGCGTGCTGACCGACGAGCTGGCCGCCGCGCTCGCCCGGATCCGCCCCGGCACCCGGGTGGCCTCCATCTGCACCGGCGTCTACGTCCTCGCCGCCGCGGGCCTGCTCGACGGCCGCCCGGCCACCACGCACTGGTCCGACGCCGAGCGCTTCCAGCGGCTGTTCCCGAGGATCAAGGTCGACGCGGACGTGCTGTTCATCGACGAGGGCGATGTGCTGACCTCGGCGGGCGTCGCCGCCGGGATCGACCTGTGTCTGCACATGGTCCGCCGCGACCACGGCACGGCGATCGCCAACGACGTGGCCCGCCGCACGGTCGTACCGCCCCACCGCGACGGCGGCCAGGCGCAGTACATCCACCGCCCGGTCCCCGACCCGCAGCAGGCGACCACGACCACCGCCCGTGCCTGGGCCCTGGGCCGCCTCCACGAGCCGATCCAGCTGCGCAACATGGCGGAGCAGGAGGCCATGTCCGTACGGACCTTCACGCGCCGCTTCCGCGAGGAGGTCGGCGTCAGCCCCGGCCAATGGCTCACCCAGCAGCGAGTGGAACGCGCCCGCCACCTCCTGGAGTCCACCGATCTCTCCGTCGACCAGGTCGCCAGGGACGCCGGCTTCGGCACGGCCCAGTCGATGCGGCAGCACCTACAGGCGGCGCTCGGCGTCACACCCACCAGCTATCGGCGCACCTTCCGCGCCGGGAGCAACGCCGACGTCCAGGTCCCCAGCGGCACTTGA
- a CDS encoding MFS transporter — translation MTYRDVASKQVLIWACTAVGSRMPVAMAPLALVFLVRERPGGYTLGAALAAAYVIGEIIGAPVLGMRLDPARGRRHLAVGLAGGAVGFAGLGVLAGAHPVVLGAFAFLAGAAPAAAAGGQRALLTSLVPERAVTQALSAESMLMSGVWAVSPVAVAGLALGVAPRVPLLLGAALMASSIAGHWLLPAGWDKGDQDGEAGRGMLRVLIRAWPVYVTGAASLTLLGLAELTLPALLEQRGIGVGWSGPMLAGLAVGAGVGAFLYGLRSWPGRLRTRSVVLMCGMSAFVSLTALIPGAAGIAIALTLAGTLQSGALITRNLSLREAMPPGALAAGYSVMYAAAGAGYAATGSLAGGLLQVVAPSTAMLAGVVLTLLLTALGWWGEARRDGSSAAGDLDVGVAPGAEGAPIAGGCDAERRL, via the coding sequence ATGACCTACCGAGATGTCGCCTCCAAGCAGGTCCTGATCTGGGCCTGCACCGCCGTCGGCTCCCGCATGCCGGTCGCCATGGCGCCGTTGGCGCTGGTGTTCCTGGTGCGGGAGCGGCCCGGCGGCTACACGCTGGGTGCGGCGCTCGCGGCGGCGTATGTGATCGGCGAGATCATCGGGGCGCCGGTCCTCGGGATGCGGCTGGATCCGGCGCGCGGCCGGCGACATCTGGCCGTGGGGCTCGCGGGCGGGGCGGTGGGGTTCGCGGGGCTCGGGGTGCTGGCCGGTGCACATCCTGTCGTGCTGGGGGCGTTCGCGTTCCTGGCCGGTGCCGCTCCGGCGGCTGCCGCGGGCGGGCAGCGTGCGCTGCTGACCTCGCTGGTCCCGGAGCGCGCCGTGACGCAGGCGCTGTCGGCCGAGTCGATGCTGATGTCCGGTGTGTGGGCCGTCTCCCCGGTCGCGGTGGCCGGCCTCGCCTTAGGGGTGGCGCCTCGGGTGCCGCTGCTCCTCGGGGCCGCCCTGATGGCGTCGTCGATAGCGGGCCACTGGCTGCTGCCGGCGGGTTGGGACAAGGGGGATCAGGACGGGGAGGCAGGCCGGGGGATGCTCCGCGTGCTGATACGCGCCTGGCCGGTGTACGTCACGGGCGCGGCCAGTCTCACCCTGCTCGGCCTGGCCGAACTCACCCTGCCCGCCCTGCTGGAGCAGCGCGGCATCGGCGTGGGCTGGTCCGGCCCGATGCTGGCGGGACTCGCGGTGGGGGCGGGGGTCGGGGCGTTCCTGTACGGCCTGCGATCGTGGCCGGGGCGGCTTCGTACGCGGAGTGTGGTGCTGATGTGCGGCATGTCGGCCTTCGTGAGCCTCACCGCGCTGATACCGGGCGCGGCCGGCATCGCGATCGCCCTCACCCTGGCGGGCACGCTCCAGTCGGGCGCGCTCATCACCCGCAACCTGTCCCTGCGCGAGGCCATGCCGCCGGGCGCCCTGGCGGCCGGCTACTCCGTGATGTACGCCGCCGCGGGCGCGGGCTACGCGGCGACGGGTTCCCTCGCCGGCGGCCTGCTCCAGGTGGTGGCGCCGTCCACGGCCATGCTGGCCGGTGTGGTGCTGACCCTGCTGCTGACGGCGCTCGGCTGGTGGGGAGAGGCCCGTCGGGACGGCTCAAGTGCCGCTGGGGACCTGGACGTCGGCGTTGCTCCCGGCGCGGAAGGTGCGCCGATAGCTGGTGGGTGTGACGCCGAGCGCCGCCTGTAG
- a CDS encoding Zn-dependent alcohol dehydrogenase: MRGVVFDGKRVEVANDLEVRDPGPGEVLVSISAAGLCHSDLSVVDGTIPFPVPVVLGHEGAGVVEAVGAGVTHVAAGDHVALSTLANCGTCAECDRGRPTMCRQAIGRPGQPFVRGGRPVFQFASNSAFAERTVVKAVQVVRIPKDIPLPSAALIGCGVLTGVGAVLNRAKVDRGDSVLVIGTGGIGLNVLQGARIAGALRIVAVDANPAKEAVARQFGATDFLTSTEGVRELLPTGADHAFECVGRVELIRAAVDLLDRRGQAILLGVPPAGAEASFVVSSMYLDKSILGCRYGSSRPQRDIALYAELYRNGRLLLDELVTQTYPVEEFERAAADAEAGKVARGVLTF, encoded by the coding sequence ATGCGCGGCGTGGTGTTCGACGGGAAGCGGGTCGAGGTCGCGAACGACCTGGAGGTGCGGGATCCGGGGCCGGGTGAGGTGCTGGTGTCGATCTCGGCGGCGGGGTTGTGCCACAGCGATCTGTCCGTGGTGGACGGCACCATTCCGTTCCCCGTTCCCGTGGTGCTCGGGCATGAGGGGGCCGGGGTGGTGGAGGCCGTCGGCGCGGGGGTCACGCATGTGGCGGCCGGTGACCATGTCGCCCTGTCCACGCTGGCCAACTGCGGTACCTGCGCGGAGTGCGACCGGGGGCGGCCGACGATGTGCCGGCAGGCGATCGGGCGGCCCGGGCAGCCGTTCGTCCGCGGTGGGCGGCCCGTCTTCCAGTTCGCGTCCAACTCCGCGTTCGCCGAGCGGACCGTGGTGAAGGCCGTGCAGGTGGTGCGGATCCCGAAGGACATTCCCCTGCCCTCCGCAGCGCTCATCGGGTGCGGGGTGCTGACCGGGGTGGGCGCGGTGCTCAACCGGGCGAAGGTGGACCGTGGGGACAGCGTGCTCGTCATCGGTACGGGGGGCATCGGGCTCAATGTCCTTCAGGGGGCGCGGATCGCGGGTGCGCTGCGGATCGTCGCCGTCGATGCCAATCCGGCGAAGGAGGCGGTGGCGCGGCAGTTCGGGGCGACCGACTTCCTGACCTCGACGGAAGGCGTGCGGGAGCTGCTACCGACGGGGGCGGACCATGCCTTCGAGTGCGTGGGGCGCGTCGAGTTGATCCGTGCGGCCGTCGATCTGCTCGACCGGCGCGGGCAGGCGATTCTGCTGGGGGTGCCGCCGGCCGGCGCCGAGGCCTCCTTCGTCGTGTCCTCGATGTATCTGGACAAGTCGATCCTGGGGTGCCGGTACGGGTCGTCGCGCCCGCAGCGGGACATCGCGCTGTACGCCGAGCTGTACCGGAACGGGCGGCTGCTGCTGGACGAGTTGGTGACGCAGACGTATCCGGTCGAGGAGTTCGAGCGGGCGGCGGCGGATGCGGAGGCGGGAAAGGTGGCTCGCGGGGTCCTCACGTTCTGA
- a CDS encoding acyl-CoA dehydrogenase family protein — MDFGFTAEDEAFRVEARAWLEGHAGGAQDRRSWERILGEAGWIGLSWGETGYGNRSATLTQQVAWAEEYARSGAPPRSGHIGENLLAPTLIAHGTAEQKGRFLPAVAAGEELWCQGYSEPGAGSDLAGIRTVATRESQGTYRITGQKIWTSLAHEADWCFVLARTDANSRRHRGLSFLLVPMDQPDHIDVRPIRQMTGTSDFNEVFFDGAHARVEHVVGGEGNGWRVAMSLLGFERGVSTLAQQIGFARELERIVGTAVETGAVGDPVVRDRLVRQWAELRVMRWNALRTLGSSGDAGAPSVAKLLWAGWHQRLGELEMQVRGARASVGPADWSASAPYELDEAQHLFLFSRADTIYGGSDQVQRTIIAERVLGLPREPKGVV; from the coding sequence ATGGACTTCGGGTTCACGGCGGAGGATGAAGCGTTTCGTGTGGAGGCTCGGGCGTGGCTCGAAGGGCACGCCGGGGGTGCGCAGGACCGGCGTAGTTGGGAACGCATCCTCGGAGAGGCCGGGTGGATTGGGCTTTCCTGGGGTGAAACCGGGTACGGCAATCGGTCTGCCACGCTTACCCAACAGGTCGCCTGGGCCGAGGAATACGCGCGTTCGGGGGCGCCTCCGCGCTCTGGGCACATCGGTGAGAATCTGCTCGCCCCGACCCTGATTGCTCATGGCACCGCTGAGCAGAAGGGGCGCTTTCTGCCGGCGGTCGCCGCGGGTGAGGAACTGTGGTGTCAGGGGTACAGCGAACCTGGCGCGGGGTCGGATCTGGCCGGGATACGGACCGTGGCGACACGGGAGTCGCAGGGGACGTATCGCATCACTGGGCAGAAGATCTGGACGTCACTCGCGCATGAGGCGGACTGGTGCTTCGTGTTGGCGCGGACGGATGCGAACTCCCGTCGTCACCGGGGACTGAGCTTTCTGCTTGTTCCGATGGATCAGCCGGATCACATCGATGTGCGGCCGATACGGCAGATGACCGGCACCAGCGACTTCAATGAGGTCTTCTTCGACGGGGCGCACGCGCGCGTGGAGCACGTTGTCGGGGGTGAGGGCAATGGCTGGCGGGTGGCGATGAGTCTGCTCGGTTTCGAGCGCGGTGTTTCCACCCTGGCCCAGCAGATCGGCTTCGCGCGGGAGTTGGAGCGGATCGTGGGGACGGCCGTGGAGACGGGGGCGGTCGGTGATCCGGTCGTACGGGATCGGCTTGTGCGGCAGTGGGCGGAGCTGCGGGTGATGCGGTGGAACGCCCTGCGCACGCTGGGGAGTTCGGGTGATGCGGGCGCGCCCAGTGTGGCCAAGCTGCTGTGGGCCGGGTGGCATCAGCGGCTGGGGGAGCTGGAGATGCAGGTGCGGGGGGCGCGGGCGAGCGTGGGACCTGCGGATTGGTCGGCCTCGGCGCCGTACGAACTCGACGAGGCGCAGCATCTGTTCCTGTTCTCGCGGGCCGACACCATCTACGGCGGCTCGGACCAGGTTCAGCGCACGATCATCGCCGAGCGGGTGCTCGGGCTGCCGAGGGAACCCAAGGGGGTTGTGTGA
- a CDS encoding SDR family oxidoreductase, giving the protein MGNFLAGKVVAVTGAGRGIGRAVALAAAAEGAKVVVNDYGVAIDGASPTSEVAEAVVKEIGAAGGDAVAVADDVATMAGGQRVVDTALESYGRLDGVVCVAGILRERMLFNMTEEEWDPVVATHLKGTFTVFRAASAVMRKQRAGTLIGFTSGNHQGSVSQANYSAAKGGIISLVRSAALGLHKYGVSANAVAPVARTRMSANVPMELAEIGEPEDVAALVVYLLSDRAQGVTGQVYTIAGPKIAVWAQPRELRSAYAEGSWTPERIAEFLPGAVGVDPMPMLERVEAMERAAQDGGRPNAQ; this is encoded by the coding sequence GTGGGGAACTTCTTGGCAGGCAAGGTCGTCGCCGTGACCGGCGCCGGACGGGGCATCGGCAGGGCGGTCGCGCTCGCGGCGGCTGCCGAGGGAGCGAAGGTCGTGGTCAACGACTACGGCGTGGCGATCGACGGCGCCTCCCCGACCAGCGAGGTCGCCGAAGCGGTCGTCAAGGAGATCGGGGCGGCGGGCGGCGACGCGGTCGCCGTGGCCGACGACGTCGCCACGATGGCGGGCGGGCAGCGCGTGGTCGACACGGCGCTGGAATCGTACGGCCGTCTCGACGGTGTGGTGTGCGTGGCCGGGATTCTGCGTGAGCGGATGCTGTTCAACATGACCGAGGAGGAGTGGGACCCGGTCGTGGCCACGCATCTCAAGGGCACGTTCACGGTGTTCCGGGCGGCGTCGGCGGTGATGCGGAAGCAGCGGGCCGGGACACTGATCGGCTTCACCAGCGGCAACCATCAGGGGTCCGTGTCGCAGGCCAACTACAGCGCCGCGAAGGGCGGGATCATCTCGCTGGTGCGGAGCGCCGCGTTGGGGTTGCACAAGTACGGGGTGAGCGCCAATGCGGTGGCGCCGGTCGCTCGTACGCGGATGTCGGCGAACGTGCCGATGGAGCTGGCGGAGATCGGGGAGCCGGAGGATGTGGCGGCGCTGGTGGTCTACCTGTTGTCGGATCGGGCTCAGGGGGTCACCGGGCAGGTGTACACGATTGCCGGGCCGAAGATCGCAGTGTGGGCGCAGCCGAGGGAACTGCGTTCGGCTTATGCGGAGGGTTCGTGGACGCCGGAGCGGATTGCGGAGTTCTTGCCGGGGGCGGTGGGGGTGGATCCGATGCCGATGTTGGAGCGGGTGGAGGCGATGGAGCGGGCCGCGCAGGATGGGGGGCGGCCTAACGCCCAGTAG
- a CDS encoding cyclase family protein — protein sequence MSLPAEFHDIAKRVNNWGRWGADDEIGTLNLITDEVVREAAACVRSGHRIPLALPLRQDGVQTGMIPGRVNPLHAMVQINQEIFGPGTVACSDDAVTMGLQAGTHWDALTHVSHSGRLYNGRPAGTVTPHGGAEFSGIDKARHIVSRGVLLDVAKAHGVGRLDGGHAVTPQDLDAAEELAGTRVRAGDIVLVRTGQVQVYLAGDKHAYAYPSPGLSIRTPEWFHARDVAAVANDTLTFEIFPPEIEDLWLPVHALDLVEMGMLQGQNWNLEELSTACGQVGRYDFLLSAMPEPFVGATGTPVAPVAVL from the coding sequence ATGTCACTACCGGCCGAGTTCCATGACATCGCCAAGCGGGTCAACAACTGGGGCCGTTGGGGGGCCGACGACGAGATCGGGACCCTCAACCTCATCACCGACGAGGTCGTACGGGAGGCAGCCGCCTGCGTACGGAGCGGGCACCGGATTCCGCTCGCGCTCCCCCTGAGGCAGGACGGCGTCCAGACCGGGATGATCCCGGGGCGCGTCAATCCGCTGCACGCCATGGTGCAGATCAACCAGGAGATCTTCGGTCCCGGAACGGTCGCGTGCAGCGACGACGCGGTGACCATGGGACTGCAGGCCGGCACCCACTGGGACGCGCTCACCCACGTCTCGCACTCGGGCCGGCTCTACAACGGCCGCCCGGCCGGCACCGTCACCCCGCACGGCGGCGCCGAGTTCAGCGGCATCGACAAGGCGCGGCACATCGTCTCGCGCGGAGTGCTGCTCGATGTGGCGAAGGCACACGGCGTCGGACGTCTCGACGGGGGGCATGCCGTGACCCCTCAGGACCTGGACGCAGCCGAGGAGCTCGCGGGCACGCGCGTGCGTGCCGGTGACATCGTGCTCGTACGTACGGGGCAGGTGCAGGTGTATCTGGCCGGGGACAAGCACGCGTACGCCTATCCGTCACCCGGGCTGTCGATCCGCACCCCGGAGTGGTTCCACGCGCGCGATGTCGCCGCCGTCGCGAACGACACCCTCACATTTGAGATATTTCCGCCGGAGATCGAGGATTTGTGGCTGCCCGTGCATGCGCTCGACCTCGTGGAGATGGGGATGCTGCAGGGCCAGAACTGGAATCTCGAAGAGTTGTCCACAGCTTGTGGACAAGTGGGCCGCTACGACTTCCTGCTGTCGGCGATGCCCGAGCCGTTCGTCGGCGCCACGGGAACTCCGGTGGCCCCGGTGGCCGTTCTCTAG
- a CDS encoding ATP-binding protein — protein sequence MQLEIRPDPAEVGRARRWARSRLAGSGIGADEPLAETLILLVSELVTNAVVHTGCPAVLRLSLPGEAAESAAPVRLEVADASDRAPVPRCVDGEQTGGRGLALVDGLADRWGWSPEGAGKRIWCELDRCTEPPEAATAFGGGASAYEGYEGLAYEAV from the coding sequence GTGCAGCTGGAGATCCGGCCCGACCCCGCAGAGGTGGGGCGCGCCCGGCGGTGGGCCCGTTCGCGGCTCGCCGGGTCCGGGATAGGGGCCGATGAGCCGCTTGCCGAGACGCTGATCCTGCTCGTCTCCGAACTTGTCACCAACGCCGTCGTGCACACCGGTTGCCCGGCCGTGCTCCGGCTGTCGCTGCCCGGAGAGGCGGCGGAGTCAGCTGCTCCGGTCCGGCTGGAGGTGGCCGACGCCAGCGACCGGGCCCCCGTCCCCCGGTGCGTGGACGGCGAGCAGACGGGCGGGCGCGGTCTCGCCCTCGTCGACGGCCTGGCCGACCGCTGGGGCTGGAGCCCGGAGGGCGCCGGTAAGCGCATCTGGTGCGAACTGGACCGCTGTACGGAGCCGCCCGAGGCGGCGACGGCGTTCGGTGGCGGGGCCTCGGCCTACGAAGGGTATGAAGGGCTGGCGTACGAAGCCGTATAG